From the Herpetosiphon gulosus genome, one window contains:
- a CDS encoding serine/threonine-protein kinase → MTQPSAPSTPLLHNRYRVQARLGENRLALVFRATDERLSRSVLVHLLRPDLLENAQLRKRFNDEAQGLAKRTHPGLLDVYDNGEVGNRPYMITEDVDGDLLRDRLPLAAERALEVLRQVVGAVAITINTQTPTPPIDSRSILLTSSDRAVLIEPWWLNNEELRSDMQLYRAPERLKGAAPDERSIVYSLGLLGYELLTGITPDPNAKDMPSIYQQVNGFLPSLVAALQVATAADPDQRTATVAALARDLAAVDSAADAPTKQLVRPLPALRDTMRDMRQNLAQRRTQPTPTPPPQQSPSASAAPNWNVAPPKPMMPPRQAPPPMQQQAVQQPPPQYYAPQPAPPVQQGISREELRSELRSEIRRETYRRGCLNFIWRRAFGLGLITLLVIGCVWGFTFGRNWLVGGAAKTWACERIPTWACNLLPGQQNETYIIIQDNTPVYTNQDRNSALVVSLPRNTEVVIRDPATNLTSNGWAKIEIDDYQGRRITGWIDSLNIAKPQPTVQPDEPDLPTTVGELVFKTLQESNVRTTAEYKSDGSNIIMAIPANTRVVAPDPNAIVTQGGIVWINIVFEKDGQAMTGWISRDLLQQEETP, encoded by the coding sequence ATGACGCAACCTTCTGCTCCTTCAACACCATTACTACATAACCGTTATCGGGTGCAAGCCCGTTTGGGCGAAAATCGCTTGGCATTGGTGTTTCGGGCAACCGACGAACGGCTGAGTCGTTCAGTTTTAGTCCATCTGCTACGCCCCGACTTGTTGGAGAATGCGCAATTACGCAAGCGTTTTAATGATGAGGCTCAAGGCCTCGCCAAACGTACTCATCCAGGCTTACTCGATGTCTATGATAATGGCGAGGTCGGGAATCGCCCGTATATGATCACCGAAGATGTCGATGGCGATTTATTGCGCGATCGGCTGCCATTAGCGGCGGAACGGGCCTTGGAAGTGCTGCGCCAAGTAGTTGGGGCGGTGGCGATTACGATTAACACCCAAACTCCGACCCCGCCAATTGACTCGCGCTCGATTTTGCTCACTAGTAGCGATCGGGCGGTGTTGATCGAGCCGTGGTGGCTGAATAACGAAGAATTACGCAGCGATATGCAATTGTATCGTGCGCCAGAGCGGCTCAAAGGTGCTGCGCCCGATGAGCGTTCGATTGTTTATAGCCTTGGCTTATTGGGCTACGAATTGTTGACAGGTATCACGCCCGACCCCAATGCCAAAGACATGCCATCGATCTATCAACAGGTTAATGGCTTTTTGCCTTCGTTGGTGGCAGCGCTCCAAGTCGCAACAGCGGCTGACCCCGATCAACGCACGGCCACGGTTGCGGCGTTGGCCCGTGATTTAGCGGCGGTTGATTCTGCGGCTGATGCTCCAACCAAGCAATTAGTGCGGCCATTGCCAGCTTTGCGCGACACCATGCGTGATATGCGTCAAAATTTAGCTCAACGCCGAACCCAACCAACGCCCACGCCGCCACCACAGCAATCGCCTTCGGCTAGCGCTGCACCCAATTGGAATGTTGCGCCGCCTAAGCCGATGATGCCACCGCGCCAAGCACCGCCGCCAATGCAGCAACAAGCAGTGCAACAACCACCGCCGCAATATTATGCGCCGCAACCAGCGCCGCCAGTTCAACAAGGCATTAGCCGCGAAGAATTGCGCAGCGAATTGCGCAGCGAAATTCGGCGTGAAACCTATCGCCGTGGCTGCTTGAATTTTATTTGGCGACGGGCCTTTGGTTTGGGCTTAATCACATTATTGGTGATTGGCTGTGTTTGGGGCTTTACCTTTGGCCGTAATTGGCTAGTTGGCGGGGCGGCCAAAACCTGGGCTTGCGAGCGCATTCCAACTTGGGCCTGTAATTTGCTACCTGGCCAACAAAACGAAACCTATATCATCATCCAAGATAATACGCCAGTGTATACCAACCAAGATCGCAATAGCGCCTTAGTGGTGAGCTTGCCGCGTAACACCGAAGTGGTAATTCGCGATCCAGCGACCAACTTGACCAGCAATGGTTGGGCTAAAATTGAAATTGACGATTATCAAGGTCGGCGCATTACAGGCTGGATTGATAGTTTGAATATTGCCAAGCCCCAGCCAACCGTTCAGCCAGATGAGCCAGATTTGCCGACAACCGTTGGTGAATTGGTGTTCAAAACCTTGCAAGAAAGTAATGTCCGCACAACTGCCGAATACAAGAGCGATGGCAGCAACATCATTATGGCAATTCCGGCCAACACCCGCGTGGTTGCGCCCGACCCCAATGCGATTGTGACCCAAGGTGGAATTGTCTGGATCAATATTGTCTTTGAAAAAGATGGTCAAGCGATGACCGGCTGGATTTCGCGTGATCTTTTGCAGCAGGAGGAAACCCCTTGA
- a CDS encoding NAD-dependent deacylase translates to MAKFPEELLQRLRQAERIAILTGAGISAESGIPTFRDAQTGFWSRMKPEDLATPEAFERNPKLVWDWYAYRRDLVAQASPNAGHYALAKMAKHVPHLTLITQNVDSLHQRAGSPNVLELHGNIDRVKCSKEHVVIEQSAWLPDDEVGVPRCPRCQALLRPDIVWFGEVLPTKTFNHAKAACIQADVVFSIGTSGLVPPAATLPVTAIEHGAYGIEVNTDQTYLSDTFECCLRGASGIILPALVKAVWPE, encoded by the coding sequence ATGGCCAAATTTCCCGAAGAGCTTTTACAACGTTTGCGCCAGGCCGAGCGAATCGCGATTTTGACTGGGGCTGGAATCTCGGCAGAAAGTGGGATTCCAACGTTTCGCGATGCCCAAACTGGCTTTTGGTCGCGCATGAAACCCGAAGATTTGGCAACGCCCGAAGCATTCGAGCGTAATCCTAAGCTAGTTTGGGATTGGTATGCCTATCGGCGTGATTTAGTCGCGCAAGCCAGCCCGAATGCAGGCCATTATGCGTTGGCCAAGATGGCTAAGCATGTGCCACATTTGACCTTGATTACCCAAAATGTTGATAGTTTGCATCAACGAGCTGGCTCGCCGAACGTTTTAGAACTGCATGGCAACATTGATCGAGTCAAGTGCTCTAAAGAACATGTCGTCATTGAACAATCGGCATGGTTGCCCGATGATGAGGTTGGCGTGCCGCGCTGTCCACGTTGCCAAGCCTTGTTGCGGCCTGATATTGTCTGGTTTGGTGAAGTTTTACCCACCAAAACTTTTAATCATGCCAAAGCTGCCTGTATTCAAGCCGATGTGGTTTTTTCGATTGGCACATCGGGCTTAGTGCCACCAGCCGCCACTTTGCCCGTAACCGCAATCGAACATGGAGCCTATGGCATCGAAGTTAATACTGATCAAACCTATCTCTCCGATACCTTTGAGTGCTGTTTACGTGGGGCAAGCGGTATTATTTTGCCAGCATTGGTCAAAGCAGTATGGCCTGAGTGA
- a CDS encoding HEAT repeat domain-containing protein, whose protein sequence is MFDLEVWRADILQRLRRFVRAPQTEMGIYGTERLTYYLTSLVLEPFFQAFTNQPLRAVVTLANVTQTAGTSFLIHNANTLRYSQQLLWSEFEHSPALRLVIEQILLKLDVIEHLLHTLDDAEAHWLRQSLSDEIEPYRRNGELTELRHALNEIPWQTRYSTVRSLQTRRGHYTGSDWQLIEQALSDRVAMVRAAGARQLGRAQSNLAGHLRERLFHVALYDRDLGARYAAARSIGTLRNQLIDGLSRELLTTALFHDDSFVRSAACLVLGQLGSAMVTPSILDSLISVLQDADPYAREAAANAFAAMGHAAATAEVLAALRTAVLDSDQYVHEAALGAITALKD, encoded by the coding sequence ATGTTTGATCTAGAAGTCTGGCGAGCCGATATTCTGCAACGCTTGCGCCGTTTTGTGCGAGCACCGCAAACCGAAATGGGCATTTATGGCACTGAACGCCTAACCTACTATCTGACTAGTTTGGTACTTGAGCCGTTTTTTCAGGCCTTTACCAACCAACCATTACGCGCCGTTGTCACACTGGCCAATGTCACCCAAACTGCTGGCACCAGTTTTCTGATTCATAACGCCAATACTCTGCGCTATAGCCAGCAACTACTGTGGAGCGAATTTGAGCATTCGCCAGCCTTGCGCTTGGTAATCGAGCAAATTCTGCTCAAGCTCGATGTGATTGAGCATCTGTTACACACGCTCGATGATGCCGAAGCCCACTGGTTGCGCCAAAGCCTGAGCGATGAGATTGAGCCATATCGGCGCAACGGCGAATTAACTGAATTGCGCCATGCCCTGAATGAAATTCCATGGCAAACCCGCTATAGCACCGTGCGTTCGCTGCAAACCCGCCGTGGTCACTACACGGGCAGCGATTGGCAATTAATCGAGCAAGCATTAAGCGATCGGGTGGCGATGGTTCGCGCAGCGGGAGCACGCCAACTAGGCCGTGCCCAAAGCAATTTGGCTGGACATCTACGTGAGCGGCTGTTTCATGTGGCCTTGTATGATCGCGATTTAGGAGCGCGATATGCTGCGGCTCGTTCGATTGGCACCTTGCGCAACCAATTAATCGATGGCCTGAGCCGCGAATTGCTCACCACCGCCTTGTTTCATGATGATAGTTTTGTACGTTCGGCAGCATGTTTGGTGCTTGGGCAACTCGGCAGTGCCATGGTTACGCCCAGCATTTTGGATAGCCTAATCAGCGTTTTGCAGGATGCCGACCCCTACGCCCGCGAAGCTGCTGCTAACGCCTTTGCAGCAATGGGTCATGCTGCGGCAACTGCCGAAGTCTTGGCAGCCTTACGAACAGCGGTTTTAGATAGCGACCAATATGTCCATGAAGCGGCATT
- a CDS encoding alpha/beta fold hydrolase, translating into MLRFGRALIEFGRGLVGWLGLLNLLSALVNLPNLGWLAQRRRDGLLGALLAVWGWRGGRWRWLSFWLAVPIQLALASLRSLWHNPLRQFMAGSTICQPIQIMLDSGEHVPGLWYAKSHTNTAILYLHGAGNDKTRYATRTIEQLQQAGFSVLAIDLAGQGENPRMLDVPDSNTDVAAAVAWLRQYADHVVVVAVSLGGCIGARAIADGVAVDGLVIIGAPVALDLNSNHYIRSELRALLRPQFWQYPDRMSLFQLWQQWQAPPMRIAMGFNQLFPTLNLADSLSRIRAPILLVYGQRDRIAPYQAVLSNLATIPDVTLQLMPEHSHLTLPMETFPLTAVTTWIHERIESSEGAIHV; encoded by the coding sequence GTGTTGCGATTTGGTCGAGCATTAATTGAATTTGGGCGGGGCTTAGTTGGTTGGCTGGGGCTACTCAATTTGCTGAGTGCGCTCGTCAACCTGCCCAACCTTGGCTGGCTAGCTCAACGTCGCCGCGATGGCCTACTTGGCGCATTGCTGGCAGTTTGGGGCTGGCGCGGTGGGCGTTGGCGCTGGCTTAGTTTTTGGTTAGCCGTGCCAATTCAATTAGCGCTGGCTTCGTTGCGCAGCTTGTGGCATAACCCGCTGCGCCAATTTATGGCTGGCTCAACAATTTGCCAGCCAATTCAAATTATGCTCGATTCTGGCGAGCATGTGCCAGGCTTGTGGTATGCCAAATCGCACACCAACACGGCAATTCTCTATTTGCATGGCGCTGGCAACGACAAAACCCGCTATGCAACGCGGACCATCGAGCAGTTGCAACAAGCGGGTTTTAGCGTGCTAGCAATCGATCTAGCGGGCCAAGGCGAAAATCCGCGCATGCTCGATGTGCCCGATAGCAACACCGATGTAGCAGCGGCGGTCGCGTGGTTGCGCCAATATGCCGACCATGTTGTGGTAGTAGCCGTCAGTTTGGGCGGCTGTATCGGAGCACGGGCAATTGCCGATGGTGTAGCAGTTGATGGCTTGGTGATTATTGGTGCGCCAGTTGCACTCGATCTCAACAGCAATCATTATATTCGCAGCGAACTACGGGCTTTGTTGCGCCCGCAATTTTGGCAATACCCCGACCGCATGAGCTTGTTTCAACTGTGGCAGCAATGGCAAGCGCCGCCAATGCGCATCGCCATGGGCTTTAACCAACTTTTCCCAACGCTTAATTTGGCCGATTCGCTCAGCCGTATTCGTGCCCCAATCTTGCTAGTCTATGGTCAACGCGACCGAATCGCACCCTATCAGGCAGTTTTGAGCAACTTGGCGACCATTCCCGACGTAACCTTACAACTGATGCCTGAACACAGCCATCTGACTTTGCCGATGGAAACTTTTCCGCTAACCGCAGTCACAACTTGGATTCATGAGAGAATTGAGTCGAGTGAAGGAGCAATTCATGTTTGA
- a CDS encoding Sir2 family NAD-dependent protein deacetylase — protein sequence MFDLPDVLLQRLRNAQSITVLTGGGLAQECGIPSFREAQRLDSRWAGYEPQELATVEAFLRNPRLVWEWFAYRRGLAEAAQPSAAHYALVDLEQLMPKFKLITQATDGLHWRAGSRELIELHGNLARMRSYEDGGMVDSWDETEIPPRCPRTGGYLRPDVVLYGEGVPRERLREADQATMCDVFLCIGTDSVVQPAASLPLHAKRNGATVIEINRQPSTFGFFTDHAFHGKLAELLPQLVAVLE from the coding sequence GTGTTCGATTTGCCAGACGTTTTGTTGCAACGCTTACGCAATGCCCAATCAATTACGGTGCTGACAGGCGGGGGTTTAGCTCAAGAATGTGGGATTCCAAGTTTTCGTGAGGCCCAGCGACTCGATTCACGCTGGGCAGGCTACGAGCCGCAAGAATTGGCGACGGTTGAGGCCTTTTTGCGCAATCCACGGCTGGTTTGGGAATGGTTTGCCTATCGGCGTGGTTTGGCTGAGGCAGCTCAACCGAGCGCAGCTCATTATGCTTTGGTGGATTTAGAGCAACTTATGCCAAAATTTAAACTGATCACCCAAGCCACTGATGGACTGCATTGGCGAGCAGGCAGCCGCGAATTGATCGAACTGCATGGCAATTTGGCGCGAATGCGCTCCTATGAAGATGGCGGCATGGTGGATTCATGGGATGAAACCGAAATTCCACCACGCTGCCCGCGGACTGGCGGCTATCTGCGCCCCGATGTGGTGTTGTATGGCGAAGGTGTGCCGCGCGAACGCTTGCGCGAAGCTGATCAAGCGACCATGTGCGATGTTTTTTTGTGTATTGGCACTGATTCAGTGGTGCAGCCTGCTGCTTCGTTGCCGCTGCATGCCAAACGTAATGGGGCAACCGTGATTGAAATTAACCGTCAGCCCTCGACCTTTGGCTTTTTTACCGATCATGCCTTCCATGGAAAACTAGCTGAACTATTGCCGCAATTAGTGGCTGTGCTTGAGTAA
- a CDS encoding aminotransferase class V-fold PLP-dependent enzyme: MHELASHFAAFRRQIVGIDQHFMTPYGSLPIVYADWTASGRLYAPIELQMLNVFGPFVGNTHSESNITGTSMTEAYHFAQRLIKQHVNATNDDVLILAGSGMTAVVNKFQRILGLRMPEQWAEQIKFSKNERPVVFISHMEHHSNHTSWLETIAEVVVVPPDDQGLIDPANLDALLPAYAERSVKIGAFTACSNVTGVRTPYHELARVMHAHGGVCFIDFAASAPYVEIDMHPADSTAALDAIYFSPHKCLGGPATPGVLIFSSKLYHNRVPDQPGGGTVNWTNPWMGHSFVSDIEAREDGGTPAFLQTIKAALAFQLKQTMGVEQIEAREAQLTKRLFQGLRSIDGIHILADHLEQRQGIFSFYIENLHYNLIVQLLNDRFGVQVRGGCSCAGTYGHYLLHVDPQRSKRITDLIDQGDLSDKPGWVRLSIHPTTTDHEAEYLIDALNQVVSNGSAWAEDYQYSNKTNEWRHRRPIPQDIGAWFQCCDLVEH; the protein is encoded by the coding sequence ATGCACGAACTTGCTAGCCACTTCGCAGCTTTTCGCCGTCAGATTGTTGGTATTGATCAGCATTTTATGACACCTTATGGCTCGCTGCCAATAGTTTATGCCGATTGGACAGCAAGTGGGCGTTTATATGCGCCAATCGAGTTGCAAATGCTGAATGTGTTTGGGCCGTTTGTCGGCAATACCCACTCCGAATCGAATATCACTGGCACCTCGATGACCGAAGCCTATCATTTTGCCCAACGTTTAATCAAGCAGCATGTCAACGCCACCAACGATGATGTATTGATTTTGGCTGGCTCAGGCATGACCGCTGTGGTCAATAAATTTCAGCGCATTTTGGGTTTGCGTATGCCCGAACAATGGGCCGAGCAGATTAAGTTCTCGAAAAATGAGCGGCCTGTGGTGTTCATCTCGCATATGGAGCATCACTCCAACCATACCTCATGGCTCGAAACGATCGCCGAGGTCGTGGTTGTGCCGCCCGATGATCAAGGGCTAATCGATCCCGCTAATTTGGATGCTTTGCTGCCTGCCTATGCTGAACGCAGCGTTAAAATCGGCGCATTCACCGCTTGCTCGAATGTGACTGGCGTGCGCACGCCCTACCACGAGTTGGCGCGGGTGATGCATGCACACGGCGGAGTTTGCTTTATTGATTTTGCGGCTTCAGCGCCCTATGTTGAAATTGATATGCACCCAGCCGACTCAACCGCCGCGCTTGATGCGATTTATTTCTCGCCCCATAAATGTTTGGGTGGGCCGGCCACACCTGGGGTATTGATTTTTAGCAGCAAGCTCTACCATAATCGGGTTCCCGATCAGCCTGGTGGTGGCACGGTCAATTGGACTAACCCATGGATGGGCCATAGTTTTGTCAGCGATATCGAAGCGCGGGAAGATGGTGGTACTCCCGCTTTTTTGCAAACGATCAAGGCGGCGCTGGCCTTCCAACTTAAGCAAACCATGGGCGTTGAGCAGATCGAAGCCCGCGAAGCCCAATTGACCAAACGTTTATTCCAAGGTTTGCGTTCAATCGATGGCATTCATATTCTGGCCGATCATTTGGAACAAAGGCAAGGGATCTTTTCGTTCTATATTGAGAATTTGCACTACAACTTGATTGTACAATTGCTGAATGATCGTTTTGGGGTGCAGGTGCGTGGCGGATGTTCCTGCGCTGGAACCTATGGCCACTATTTATTGCACGTCGATCCCCAGCGTTCCAAACGAATCACCGATTTAATTGATCAAGGCGATTTATCGGATAAACCTGGCTGGGTGCGGCTTTCGATCCACCCAACCACGACCGATCACGAGGCCGAATATTTGATCGATGCGCTGAATCAAGTAGTGAGCAATGGCTCAGCGTGGGCCGAAGATTATCAATATTCGAATAAAACCAATGAATGGCGGCATCGCCGACCAATTCCGCAGGATATAGGAGCGTGGTTTCAGTGTTGCGATTTGGTCGAGCATTAA
- a CDS encoding class I SAM-dependent methyltransferase: MIWIWLLSSVVVGLGLLYWLIIIGEGSYFGRGVVRWIYSRGASIYDRVRSNVTIHDEVHLGGPLRVALMAMPYAATLDVGTGTGRVPLLLAQETWFHGAIHGLDLTAAMLAQAQIKAQHAKVTERIQWHEGSGDNLQRWPDQSFGVVTCLEALEYFPRPRRAIAEMWRVLQPEGTLIISTWTPRHARWLPGKAWTAQQLQQLLQSFGCCDCEIRPWQADAYELVIAVKP; encoded by the coding sequence ATGATCTGGATTTGGCTGCTCAGTAGTGTGGTAGTGGGCCTTGGGCTGCTGTATTGGCTGATTATTATTGGCGAAGGCAGCTATTTTGGCCGAGGTGTGGTGCGCTGGATTTACAGCCGTGGTGCATCGATTTATGATCGTGTGCGTAGCAATGTTACAATCCACGACGAGGTTCACCTTGGTGGGCCGTTGCGGGTTGCGCTGATGGCCATGCCGTATGCGGCGACCCTTGATGTTGGCACTGGCACAGGCCGCGTTCCACTGTTGCTGGCCCAAGAAACCTGGTTTCATGGGGCGATTCATGGGCTTGATCTGACGGCGGCGATGTTGGCACAGGCCCAAATCAAAGCCCAACACGCCAAAGTTACCGAACGGATTCAATGGCACGAAGGCAGCGGCGATAATTTGCAACGCTGGCCTGACCAAAGTTTTGGCGTGGTAACATGTTTAGAAGCTTTGGAATATTTTCCCCGTCCACGGCGGGCCATTGCTGAGATGTGGCGGGTTTTACAACCAGAAGGCACATTAATCATCAGCACTTGGACTCCACGGCATGCCCGTTGGTTGCCAGGCAAGGCTTGGACAGCCCAGCAATTGCAGCAATTGTTACAAAGTTTTGGCTGCTGCGATTGTGAAATTCGGCCTTGGCAAGCTGATGCTTATGAGTTAGTTATTGCGGTCAAACCGTAG